Proteins encoded by one window of Channa argus isolate prfri chromosome 13, Channa argus male v1.0, whole genome shotgun sequence:
- the kctd6b gene encoding BTB/POZ domain-containing protein KCTD6 encodes MDNGDWGHRMTTPVTLNVGGHLYTTSLSTLQRYPDSMLGAMFRGDFPTTRDSQGNYFIDRDGTLFRYILNFLRTSELTLPVDFTETDLLRKEADFYQIEPLIQCLNDPKPLYPHDIFEQVVELSSTRKLSKYSNPVAVIITQLTITTKVHALLEGISNNFTKWNKHMMDTRDCQVSFTFGPCDYHQEVSLRVHLMDYIMKQGFTIRNTRVHHMSERANENTVEHHWTFCRPAHKVED; translated from the exons ATGGATAATGGAGACTGGGGACATAGG ATGACCACCCCTGTTACCTTGAATGTGGGAGGCCACTTGTACACTACAAGTTTATCCACCCTACAGCGCTATCCAGACTCCATGTTGGGCGCCATGTTCAGGGGAGATTTCCCCACAACTCGCGATTCCCAAGGGAATTATTTCATAGATCGGGATGGAACCCTTTTCCGGTACATCCTGAACTTCCTGCGGACATCTGAGCTTACGCTTCCTGTGGACTTCACAGAGACAGACCTCCTGAGGAAGGAAGCAGACTTCTACCAGATTGAACCTTTAATCCAGTGCCTTAACGATCCCAAGCCGCTGTACCCTCATGACATATTCGAGCAGGTAGTAGAGCTCTCTAGCACACGGAAACTGTCAAAATACTCAAACCCAGTTGCTGTTATCATCACACAGCTCACCATTACTACAAAGGTTCACGCCCTGCTGGAAGGAATCTCAAACAACTTCACTAAGTGGAACAAACACATGATGGACACCAGAGACTGTCAGGTATCCTTCACTTTCGGACCCTGTGACTATCATCAAGAGGTGTCCCTAAGGGTTCACCTCATGGACTACATAATGAAACAAGGCTTCACCATCCGGAACACACGTGTGCATCACATGAGTGAGCGTGCAAACGAGAACACAGTGGAGCATCACTGGACTTTCTGTCGACCAGCTCACAAAGTTGAAGACTGA
- the abhd6b gene encoding monoacylglycerol lipase ABHD6b, translating to MCAFVYFLGEAAMAADLDVVNLLIIAGGTLAIPILAFVASFLLWPSALIKVYYWYWRRTLGLQVRYADCGGYRFCYSYRGKPGMRPSILMLHGFSAHKDTWLTVVKYLPKHLHIVCVDMPGHEGTTRTNTDDYSIQGQVSRIHQFVETTGLHRKPFHLVGTSMGGNVAGVYAAFYPAKICSITLICPDGIRHPCETKFDNHLQDLEHSNYSLNIPLIPTTPEEMEDMFRLCSHVRFKIPQQILQGLVDVQQPHNTFYQEVFMEIFGEKSRYALQEHLHLITAPLQVIWGKQDQVVDVSGAAVIAEVVPGCRVDLLDNCGHSVVMERPCRTAKLILEFIIMQQDAKGGTKKYS from the exons atgtgtgcatttgtgtattttttaggTGAGGCAGCTATGGCAGCTGATCTAGATGTGGTGAACTTGTTAATTATTGCTGGAGGAACCCTAGCTATTCCCATTCTGGCCTTTGTTGCTTCCTTCCTCCTCTGGCCCTCAGCTCTCATTAAAGTGTATTACTG GTACTGGAGGAGGACTCTAGGCCTACAAGTACGCTATGCAGACTGTGGTGGTTATCGCTTCTGCTACTCCTACAGAGGAAAGCCTGGGATGAGACCTTCCATTTTAATGCTGCATGGATTCTCTGCTCACAAGGACACATGGCTCACTGTTGTCAAG TATTTACCGAAACATctacacattgtgtgtgtggatatgcCTGGCCACGAGGGAACAACACGGACCAACACCGATGATTATTCCATTCAGGGACAGGTCAGCAGGATCCATCAG TTTGTGGAAACCACTGGCTTGCACAGGAAACCTTTCCATTTGGTGGGAACTTCAATGGGGGGAAACGTAGCTGGGGTTTATGCAGCCTTCTATCCTGCAAAAATCTGTAGCATAACTCTTATTTGTCCAGACG GCATTAGACATCCTTGTGAGACCAAATTTGACAATCACCTGCAGGACCTGGAACACAGCAATTACTCATTAAATATCCCCCTGATCCCTACTACACCTGAAGAGATGGAGGACATGTTCAGACTTTGTTCCCATGTTCGCTTTAAAATCCCTCAGCAG aTTCTACAAGGATTGGTAGATGTTCAGCAGCCTCACAACACATTTTACCAAGAAG tatttatggAGATTTTTGGTGAGAAATCAAGATATGCCTTACAGGAGCACTTACATCTGATCACTGCACCTTTGCAAGTGATATGGGGCAAACAAGATCAG GTGGTGGATGTCTCAGGAGCTGCAGTCATTGCAGAGGTGGTGCCTGGGTGCAGAGTGGACCTGCTGGATAACTGTGGCCACTCTGTGGTGATGGAGAGGCCTTGTCGGACAGCCAAACTCATCCTAGAGTTCATTATCATGCAGCAAGATGCCAAGGGTGGCACAAAGAAATATTCCTGa
- the slmapb gene encoding sarcolemma associated protein b isoform X2, with amino-acid sequence MDEKKLSDPLNNVSLIKDDQNRSNMGSSGDSEKNIQRLNDELQEAQELANAEKHKCMELQGILEQERKANKQQADESAKQIKLLQGQLQQLQNEMGLLREQMDISASSHDELQSARDEVKSLKRALESATAERDRDVAATQSNLATVSKDLDKWRQTANKYEHEIDNLQSDLQQQSKQWQKTAEIQASELQSMQVECNGLQKECSLLRSEKQDLVSKHQKERSTLQNDCASLRAEKEELLKTHQKEKGNLQSDCTALRSEKKALLEKLQQLEKELASSRAQNAELSSSLRGLERSQQELEKRLAALQLQHQQDSTRLQTQLDEADSRSKALQREFDEAKMELSELKEKHEKTEQEKQSLADELEECKANMKELQEKGTKKPWMIWGPVLAVAVTAVTAAVLFRT; translated from the exons atGGATGAGAAGAAGCTGAGTGATCCCCTGAACAATGTATCTCTGATTAAAG ATGACCAGAACAGGTCAAACATGGGGTCCTCTGGAGACTCAGAAAAAAATATCCAACGTTTGAATGATGAACTTCAAGAAGCCCAAGAGCTAGCAAATGCtgagaaacacaaatgcatGGAGCTACAGG gtATCCTGGAGCAAGAGAGAAAGGCAAATAAACAACAGGCTGATGAATCTGCAAAACAGATAAAACTACTTCAAG GCCAGCTTCAGCAGCTCCAAAATGAAATGGGCCTTCTCAGAGAGCAGATGGATATATCAGCCAGTTCACACGACGAGCTACAAAGTGCACGTGATGAGGTTAAGTCGCTGAAACGTGCCCTGGAGTCAGCCACTGCTGAGCGGGACCGTGATGTTGCTGCTACCCAGAGTAACCTGGCAACTGTCTCAAAGGATTTGGACAAATGGCGTCAGACTGCCAACAAATATGAACATGAGATTGACAACCTACAGAGTGACCTTCAGCAGCAGAGCAAGCAGTGGcagaaaactgcagaaataCAAG CCAGTGAGCTGCAATCCATGCAGGTGGAGTGTAATGGCCTTCAGAAGGAATGTTCTCTCCTGAGATCTGAGAAACAGGATCTGGTGAGTAAACACCAGAAGGAAAGAAGCACTCTGCAAAATGACTGTGCTTCCCTCAGGGCTGAGAAGGAGGAACTGCTCAAGACTCACCAGAAAGAGAAGGGCAACCTGCAGAGTGACTGTACAGCTCTGCGATCTGAGAAGAAGGCACTGCTGGAgaaactgcagcagctggaaAAGGAACTTGCCAG TTCACGTGCTCAGAATGCTGAACTGAGCAGCAGTCTCAGAGGTCTAGAGAGATCCCAGCAGGAGTTGGAGAAGAGACTGGCAGCCCTTCAGCTCCAGCACCAGCAGGATAGCACCAGGCTCCAAACCCAACTGGATGAAGCAGACAGCCGCAGCAAGGCTCtgcagagagag TTTGATGAAGCCAAGATGGAGTTGTCAGAGctaaaggaaaaacatgagaaaactGAGCAGGAAAAACAGTCACTTGCAGATGAACTTGAGGAATGCAAAGCCAACATGAAGGAATTACAGGAGAAAGGGACCAAG AAACCGTGGATGATCTGGGGGCCTGTACTTGCTGTGGCTGTAACTGCTGTGACTGCTGCTGTGCTCTTCAGGACCTGA
- the slmapb gene encoding sarcolemma associated protein b isoform X1, which yields MDEKKLSDPLNNVSLIKDDQNRSNMGSSGDSEKNIQRLNDELQEAQELANAEKHKCMELQGILEQERKANKQQADESAKQIKLLQGQLQQLQNEMGLLREQMDISASSHDELQSARDEVKSLKRALESATAERDRDVAATQSNLATVSKDLDKWRQTANKYEHEIDNLQSDLQQQSKQWQKTAEIQASELQSMQVECNGLQKECSLLRSEKQDLVSKHQKERSTLQNDCASLRAEKEELLKTHQKEKGNLQSDCTALRSEKKALLEKLQQLEKELASSRAQNAELSSSLRGLERSQQELEKRLAALQLQHQQDSTRLQTQLDEADSRSKALQREFDEAKMELSELKEKHEKTEQEKQSLADELEECKANMKELQEKGTKTSLLLPVQAIVIGLILALLYWCFGALW from the exons atGGATGAGAAGAAGCTGAGTGATCCCCTGAACAATGTATCTCTGATTAAAG ATGACCAGAACAGGTCAAACATGGGGTCCTCTGGAGACTCAGAAAAAAATATCCAACGTTTGAATGATGAACTTCAAGAAGCCCAAGAGCTAGCAAATGCtgagaaacacaaatgcatGGAGCTACAGG gtATCCTGGAGCAAGAGAGAAAGGCAAATAAACAACAGGCTGATGAATCTGCAAAACAGATAAAACTACTTCAAG GCCAGCTTCAGCAGCTCCAAAATGAAATGGGCCTTCTCAGAGAGCAGATGGATATATCAGCCAGTTCACACGACGAGCTACAAAGTGCACGTGATGAGGTTAAGTCGCTGAAACGTGCCCTGGAGTCAGCCACTGCTGAGCGGGACCGTGATGTTGCTGCTACCCAGAGTAACCTGGCAACTGTCTCAAAGGATTTGGACAAATGGCGTCAGACTGCCAACAAATATGAACATGAGATTGACAACCTACAGAGTGACCTTCAGCAGCAGAGCAAGCAGTGGcagaaaactgcagaaataCAAG CCAGTGAGCTGCAATCCATGCAGGTGGAGTGTAATGGCCTTCAGAAGGAATGTTCTCTCCTGAGATCTGAGAAACAGGATCTGGTGAGTAAACACCAGAAGGAAAGAAGCACTCTGCAAAATGACTGTGCTTCCCTCAGGGCTGAGAAGGAGGAACTGCTCAAGACTCACCAGAAAGAGAAGGGCAACCTGCAGAGTGACTGTACAGCTCTGCGATCTGAGAAGAAGGCACTGCTGGAgaaactgcagcagctggaaAAGGAACTTGCCAG TTCACGTGCTCAGAATGCTGAACTGAGCAGCAGTCTCAGAGGTCTAGAGAGATCCCAGCAGGAGTTGGAGAAGAGACTGGCAGCCCTTCAGCTCCAGCACCAGCAGGATAGCACCAGGCTCCAAACCCAACTGGATGAAGCAGACAGCCGCAGCAAGGCTCtgcagagagag TTTGATGAAGCCAAGATGGAGTTGTCAGAGctaaaggaaaaacatgagaaaactGAGCAGGAAAAACAGTCACTTGCAGATGAACTTGAGGAATGCAAAGCCAACATGAAGGAATTACAGGAGAAAGGGACCAAG ACTTCCCTATTGCTGCCTGTTCAAGCCATAGTCATCGGCCTTATCCTGGCTTTGCTGTATTGGTGCTTCGGCGCATTGTGGTAG
- the LOC137139875 gene encoding ceramide synthase 5-like isoform X2, protein MTSSISAWIWSERFWLPENVSWADLEHPPPGVEYPRMGHTLYALPLAVGVFLLRLIFERLVAKPCAHILQIQAGVSRQAQPNAVLEKVYQSKLCTDTRQLEGLSKQLDWDVRKIQRWFRIRRNQDRPSMQTKFCESMWRFTFYLGIFIYAIRHLWVSPWMWDTRQCWHNYPFQPVIPGQFNYYVAELAFYWSLMFSQFTDIKRKDFIIMLVHHLVAIILITFSYANNMLRAGTLVMCVHDASDIFLEAAKLANYAKYQRLCDGLFVVFSISFFLTRLVIFPFWIVYSVLFESWEIIGPYQAWWMFNGLLLVLQTLHIIWFYLITRIAIKAIFKGKVSKDDRSDIDSSSDE, encoded by the exons ATGACTTCCTCTATCTCAGCCTGGATTTGGAGTGAGAGATTCTGGCTTCCCGAAAATGTTTCATGGGCGGACTTGGAGCATCCACCTCCTGGAGTGGAGTATCCCCGAATGGGACACACATTGTACGCCTTGCCTCTGGCTGTTGGAGTTTTTCTTTTGAGACTGATTTTTGAAAG gcTGGTGGCCAAGCCCTGTGCCCACATACTTCAGATTCAGGCAGGAGTGTCTCGGCAAGCTCAGCCCAATGCTGTCCTTGAGAAAGTGTATCAATCCAAACTG TGTACAGACACGAGGCAACTAGAGGGACTGTCCAAGCAGCTGGACTGGGATGTACGGAAAATACAGAGATGGTTTCGCATCCGTCGGAACCAAGACAGGCCCAGTATGCAGACAAAGTTCTGTGAGAGCAT GTGGCGATTTACATTTTACCTGGGGATTTTTATCTATGCCATTCGCCATTTGTGGGTG TCCCCCTGGATGTGGGACACCAGACAGTGTTGGCACAACTATCCttttcag CCTGTGATTCCTGGACAGTTCAACTACTATGTAGCTGAGCTGGCTTTCTACTGGTCTCTGATGTTTTCCCAGTTCACAGACATTAAACGTAAG GATTTCATCATCATGCTTGTCCACCACCTTGTCGCCATAATCCTCATCACATTCTCCTATGCCAACAACATGCTAAGAGCTGGGACTTTGGTCATGTGTGTGCACGATGCATCAGACATTTTCCTTGAG GCAGCCAAGCTGGCCAACTATGCGAAGTACCAGAGGCTATGTGATGGCCTGTTTGTGGTGTTTAGCATAAGCTTTTTCCTCACTCGGCTTGTCATCTTTCCATTCTG GATTGTTTACAGTGTTCTGTTTGAGAGCTGGGAGATCATTGGCCCATATCAGGCCTGGTGGATGTTTAATGGTTTGCTACTAGTCCTGCAGACACTTCACATCATCTGGTTCTACCTCATCACTCGCATTGCAATTAAAGCCATATTCAAGGGAAAG GTATCAAAAGATGATCGAAGTGACATTGACAGCAGCTCGGATGAGTAG
- the LOC137139875 gene encoding ceramide synthase 5-like isoform X1 — protein sequence MTSSISAWIWSERFWLPENVSWADLEHPPPGVEYPRMGHTLYALPLAVGVFLLRLIFERLVAKPCAHILQIQAGVSRQAQPNAVLEKVYQSKLCTDTRQLEGLSKQLDWDVRKIQRWFRIRRNQDRPSMQTKFCESMWRFTFYLGIFIYAIRHLWVSPWMWDTRQCWHNYPFQPVIPGQFNYYVAELAFYWSLMFSQFTDIKRKDFIIMLVHHLVAIILITFSYANNMLRAGTLVMCVHDASDIFLEAAKLANYAKYQRLCDGLFVVFSISFFLTRLVIFPFWIVYSVLFESWEIIGPYQAWWMFNGLLLVLQTLHIIWFYLITRIAIKAIFKGKVSLAVAFCHSVSGSTAMAVHHLGPESS from the exons ATGACTTCCTCTATCTCAGCCTGGATTTGGAGTGAGAGATTCTGGCTTCCCGAAAATGTTTCATGGGCGGACTTGGAGCATCCACCTCCTGGAGTGGAGTATCCCCGAATGGGACACACATTGTACGCCTTGCCTCTGGCTGTTGGAGTTTTTCTTTTGAGACTGATTTTTGAAAG gcTGGTGGCCAAGCCCTGTGCCCACATACTTCAGATTCAGGCAGGAGTGTCTCGGCAAGCTCAGCCCAATGCTGTCCTTGAGAAAGTGTATCAATCCAAACTG TGTACAGACACGAGGCAACTAGAGGGACTGTCCAAGCAGCTGGACTGGGATGTACGGAAAATACAGAGATGGTTTCGCATCCGTCGGAACCAAGACAGGCCCAGTATGCAGACAAAGTTCTGTGAGAGCAT GTGGCGATTTACATTTTACCTGGGGATTTTTATCTATGCCATTCGCCATTTGTGGGTG TCCCCCTGGATGTGGGACACCAGACAGTGTTGGCACAACTATCCttttcag CCTGTGATTCCTGGACAGTTCAACTACTATGTAGCTGAGCTGGCTTTCTACTGGTCTCTGATGTTTTCCCAGTTCACAGACATTAAACGTAAG GATTTCATCATCATGCTTGTCCACCACCTTGTCGCCATAATCCTCATCACATTCTCCTATGCCAACAACATGCTAAGAGCTGGGACTTTGGTCATGTGTGTGCACGATGCATCAGACATTTTCCTTGAG GCAGCCAAGCTGGCCAACTATGCGAAGTACCAGAGGCTATGTGATGGCCTGTTTGTGGTGTTTAGCATAAGCTTTTTCCTCACTCGGCTTGTCATCTTTCCATTCTG GATTGTTTACAGTGTTCTGTTTGAGAGCTGGGAGATCATTGGCCCATATCAGGCCTGGTGGATGTTTAATGGTTTGCTACTAGTCCTGCAGACACTTCACATCATCTGGTTCTACCTCATCACTCGCATTGCAATTAAAGCCATATTCAAGGGAAAGGTTAGTCTGGCTGTTGCTTTTTGTCATTCTGTTAGTGGCTCTACAGCAATGGCAGTCCACCACTTAGGTCCAGAATCATCTTAA